From a single Arachis hypogaea cultivar Tifrunner chromosome 3, arahy.Tifrunner.gnm2.J5K5, whole genome shotgun sequence genomic region:
- the LOC112789862 gene encoding cinnamoyl-CoA reductase CAD2-like isoform X1, which yields MSSSDSRMVCVTGASGYIASWIVKFLLNGGYTVRATVRDTNDPRKVEHLTKLEGAKERLQLFKANLLEEGSFNSAVQGCDGVFHTASPFYRDVNDPQVELLDPAVKGTLNVLQACVKSQSVKRVVLTSSMAAVTFNGRPLTPEVVVDETWFSDPELCKESKSWYWYVLSKTLAEDAAWKFAKENNIQLVTINPAMVIGPLLQPVLNTSAGGVLNLINGAQTFPNATFGWVNVKDVANAHIQAYEILSASGRYCMVERVEHFSGIVKLLRDLYPTLPLPEKSADDKPYVPTYQVSKEKTESLGLEFIPLEVSLKETVESLKEKKFTNF from the exons ATGAGCAGCAGCGACAGCAGGATGGTGTGTGTCACCGGAGCTTCCGGTTACATCGCTTCATGGATCGTCAAGTTTCTTCTTAATGGCGGTTACACTGTCAGGGCCACTGTTCGTGACACAA ATGATCCGAGAAAGGTAGAGCACTTAACTAAGCTTGAAGGCGCAAAGGAGAGATTACAGCTCTTCAAGGCGAATCTTCTAGAAGAAGGTTCGTTCAACTCTGCTGTTCAAGGCTGTGATGGTGTCTTTCATACAGCATCTCCCTTTTATCGTGATGTCAACGATCCACAG GTTGAGCTTTTGGATCCGGCAGTTAAAGGAACCCTCAATGTTCTTCAAGCATGTGTTAAATCGCAGTCGGTGAAGCGCGTAGTTTTAACTTCTTCAATGGCTGCTGTTACATTTAATGGAAGGCCTCTGACTCCTGAAGTAGTAGTTGATGAGACCTGGTTTTCCGATCCAGAACTCTGTAAGGAGTCGAAG TCATGGTACTGGTATGTGCTTTCAAAGACATTGGCTGAAGATGCTGCCTGGAAATTTGCGAAAGAAAACAACATCCAGTTGGTCACTATTAACCCAGCTATGGTGATTGGACCTCTTCTGCAACCAGTACTTAACACAAGTGCTGGTGgtgttttgaatttaattaatg GTGCACAAACATTTCCAAATGCTACTTTTGGATGGGTCAATGTGAAAGATGTTGCAAATGCTCATATCCAGGCTTATGAAATTCTTTCAGCTAGTGGAAGATATTGCATGGTAGAAAGAGTAGAACATTTCTCAGGGATTGTGAAACTTTTACGTGATTTATACCCAACATTACCCCTTCCAGAGAA GTCCGCCGATGATAAGCCGTATGTGCCAACATATCAAGTTTCGAAAGAAAAGACAGAGAGCTTGGGACTTGAATTTATTCCTTTGGAAGTGAGCCTCAAGGAGACTGTGGAAAGTTTGAAGGAAAAGAAATTCACTAACTTTTAA
- the LOC112789863 gene encoding ras-related protein RABA1f — MGAYRADDDYDYLFKVVLIGDSGVGKSNLLSRFTKNEFSLESKSTIGVEFATRSIHVDDKIVKAQIWDTAGQERYRAITSAYYRGAVGALLVYDVTRHVTFENVERWLKELRDHTDANIVIMLVGNKADLRHLRAVNTDDAKAFAERESTFFMETSALESLNVDNAFTEVLTQIYRVVSRKTLEIGDDPTALPKGQTINVGGKDDVSAVKKAGCCSS, encoded by the exons ATGGGAGCATACAGAGCGGACGATGATTACGATTACTTGTTCAAGGTGGTGCTGATCGGAGACTCCGGCGTCGGAAAGTCGAACCTTTTGTCTCGATTCACAAAAAATGAATTCAGCTTGGAATCCAAATCCACCATTGGCGTTGAATTCGCCACTCGCAGCATCCACGTCGATGATAAGATCGTTAAGGCCCAAATTTGGGACACTGCTGGACAAGAAAG ATATCGCGCAATCACTAGTGCATATTATCGAGGAGCTGTTGGCGCATTGCTTGTGTACGATGTTACCAGACACGTGACTTTTGAAAATGTGGAAAGATGGTTAAAGGAACTTAGGGATCACACAGATGCCAACATTGTAATCATGCTTGTAGGAAACAAGGCGGATCTTCGGCACCTGCGTGCCGTGAACACTGATGACGCCAAGGCATTTGCCGAGAGAGAAAGCACATTCTTCATGGAAACGTCTGCGCTCGAATCCTTGAATGTTGACAATGCTTTCACAGAAGTGCTCACTCAGATCTATCGCGTTGTTAGTCGGAAAACTCTTGAGATTGGAGATGACCCTACTGCCTTGCCAAAGGGGCAAACGATCAATGTCGGTGGTAAGGATGATGTCTCGGCTGTTAAAAAGGCTGGATGCTGCTCTTCATAG
- the LOC112789862 gene encoding cinnamoyl-CoA reductase CAD2-like isoform X2, producing MSSSDSRMVCVTGASGYIASWIVKFLLNGGYTVRATVRDTNDPRKVEHLTKLEGAKERLQLFKANLLEEGSFNSAVQGCDGVFHTASPFYRDVNDPQVELLDPAVKGTLNVLQACVKSQSVKRVVLTSSMAAVTFNGRPLTPEVVVDETWFSDPELCKESKSWYWYVLSKTLAEDAAWKFAKENNIQLVTINPAMVIGPLLQPVLNTSAGGVLNLINGPLHVLNRRKSLTSLMQVRR from the exons ATGAGCAGCAGCGACAGCAGGATGGTGTGTGTCACCGGAGCTTCCGGTTACATCGCTTCATGGATCGTCAAGTTTCTTCTTAATGGCGGTTACACTGTCAGGGCCACTGTTCGTGACACAA ATGATCCGAGAAAGGTAGAGCACTTAACTAAGCTTGAAGGCGCAAAGGAGAGATTACAGCTCTTCAAGGCGAATCTTCTAGAAGAAGGTTCGTTCAACTCTGCTGTTCAAGGCTGTGATGGTGTCTTTCATACAGCATCTCCCTTTTATCGTGATGTCAACGATCCACAG GTTGAGCTTTTGGATCCGGCAGTTAAAGGAACCCTCAATGTTCTTCAAGCATGTGTTAAATCGCAGTCGGTGAAGCGCGTAGTTTTAACTTCTTCAATGGCTGCTGTTACATTTAATGGAAGGCCTCTGACTCCTGAAGTAGTAGTTGATGAGACCTGGTTTTCCGATCCAGAACTCTGTAAGGAGTCGAAG TCATGGTACTGGTATGTGCTTTCAAAGACATTGGCTGAAGATGCTGCCTGGAAATTTGCGAAAGAAAACAACATCCAGTTGGTCACTATTAACCCAGCTATGGTGATTGGACCTCTTCTGCAACCAGTACTTAACACAAGTGCTGGTGgtgttttgaatttaattaatg GACCTCTCCACGTGCTTAATAGAAGAAAATCATTGACATCCTTGATGCAG GTCCGCCGATGA